A region of Gracilinanus agilis isolate LMUSP501 chromosome 3, AgileGrace, whole genome shotgun sequence DNA encodes the following proteins:
- the MCAM gene encoding cell surface glycoprotein MUC18 isoform X2 — MDLTWLLCALLLIAFYCRPSAGVPGEEEVIPEIIEFQVGDNAHLSCDSSLPIDNHSHVDWFFKHKDQLIPIFRVRQGQGQPDPGDYQHRLTLLGGANLSLAHVTPRDERTFVCQVKALGSRTQEKHIQLRIYKAPKEPTIQASTSGISVVSKVLQEVATCNGEDGYPLPHITWYKNRTPLKEEKNRIRFTESRTKESSGLYTVRSTLWAQLDKEDKEALFYCELGYRLPGGDHMKESKEINVTVYYPMEKVWLEVMPNRLLKEGDKVELKCLSDGNPSPHFTIRKQDPSSHHWLEVENITDGVLVLEQANRHHSGLYECFGLDLETGGEAMDQQQLLVNYVSNVQVQPRAPVAFEGNSLKLNCSAESSQPVVFQWKREKTEEVLKNGSVLHLTNLTREAGGGYLCVASVPKVPGLKHTQLVNVTIKGSPWVMAKERHMWVKENEVVNLTCEVSGKPRPTISWSVNGTVYEHDKDLQSVLSTLKVQVIPELLEKGVVCQASNSLGSNKTTILLELVNLTTPTVATTGNTTSSHGTTTNSPSAKINSTSTAGTRQESKGVVIVAVIVCILLLAVLGAVLYFLYKKGKMPCGRSGKQEITLPLARKNEIVVEVKSDKLPEEMGLLQGSNGDKRAPRDQGEKYIDLRH, encoded by the exons ATGGATCTGACCTGGCTGCTTTGCGCTCTCCTCCTAATTGCCTTCTACTGTCGCCCCTCGGCCG GAGTGCCTGGTGAGGAGGAGGTCATCCCAGAAATAATAGAGTTTCAAGTGGGAGACAACGCCCATCTTAGCTGTGACAGCTCCCTGCCCATTGACAACCACAGCCATGTGGACTGGTTCTTT aAACACAAGGATCAACTCATTCCCATCTTCCGGGTGCGCCAGGGTCAGGGCCAGCCTGATCCAGGTGACTACCAACACCGACTGACCCTTTTGGGGGGAGCCAATCTGTCTCTGGCACACGTTACCCCCAGAGATGAGCGTACCTTCGTCTGCCAGGTCAAAGCCCTTGGTTCTCGCACCCAGGAAAAACACATCCAGCTCCGCATTTACA AAGCCCCCAAGGAGCCCACAATCCAGGCCAGCACTTCTGGCATCTCTGTAGTCAGCAAGGTCCTTCAGGAG GTTGCCACCTGCAATGGGGAAGATGGATACCCACTCCCTCACATCACCTGGTATAAAAACCGGACACctctgaaagaagagaagaatc GGATCAGATTTACAGAATCACGAACCAAAGAGTCTAGTGGACTCTATACAGTGCGAAGCACTCTGTGGGCACAGCTGGATAAAGAGGATAAGGAGGCCCTCTTTTACTGTGAACTCGGCTACCGGCTTCCCGGGGGCGACCACATGAAGGAATCCAAGGAAATCAATGTCACCGTCTACT ACCCAATGGAGAAGGTGTGGCTAGAGGTGATGCCAAATAGGCTGCTGAAGGAAGGAGACAAGGTGGAGCTCAAGTGCTTGTCAGATGGCAACCCTTCACCCCACTTCACAATCCGAAAGCAG GACCCTTCCAGTCATCACTGGCTTGAGGTAGAAAACATAACCGATGGGGTCCTGGTCCTGGAACAAGCAAATAGGCATCACAGCGGACTGTATGAGTGCTTTGGTCTGGACCTTGAAACTGGAGGGGAGGCGATGGACCAACAGCAGCTCTTGGTGAACT ATGTGTCCAACGTCCAGGTGCAACCCAGGGCCCCGGTGGCTTTTGAGGGCAACAGCCTGAAACTCAACTGTTCTGCAGAGAGCTCCCAGCCTGTGGTATTCCAATGGAAACGAGAAAAG ACCGAAGAGGTATTGAAGAATGGATCTGTCTTGCATTTGACCAACTTGACTAGGGAGGCAGGAGGAGGCTACCTCTGTGTGGCATCTGTGCCCAAAGTGCCCGGCCTGAAACATACACAGCTGGTCAATGTTACCATTAAGG gATCCCCATGGGTGATGGCAAAGGAAAGGCACATGTGGGTAAAAGAGAATGAAGTGGTAAACCTGACATGTGAGGTCTCAGGGAAACCCAGGCCCACCATCTCCTGGAGTGTCAATGGAACG GTCTATGAACATGACAAAGATCTTCAGAGTGTCCTGAGTACTCTGAAAGTCCAAGTGATTCCAGAACTGCTAGAGAAGGGTGTTGTGTGCCAGGCATCTAATTCCCTGGGAAGCAACAAAACTACCATCCTTCTGGAGCTGG TCAACTTAACCACCCCCACTGTTGCTACCACTGGGAACACTACCAGCAGCCATGGCACCACCACCAATAGTCCTTCTGCCAAAATTAACAGCACCTCCACAG CAGGAACAAGGCAGGAGAGCAAGGGAGTGGTCATCGTGGCAGTCATCGTCTGTATTCTGCTGCTGGCTGTGTTGGGTGctgttctttatttcctctacaaGAAAGGCAAGATGCCTTGTGGGCGATCAGGCAAACAGGAAAT CACACTGCCCCTGGCTCGTAAGAACGAAATTGTAGTTGAAGTTAAGTCAGATAAGCTCCCAGAAGAGATGGGCCTCCTGCAGGGAAGCAACGGTGACAAGAGAGCGCCAAGAGACCAG GGAGAGAAGTACATCGACCTGAGGCACTAG
- the MCAM gene encoding cell surface glycoprotein MUC18 isoform X1, translating into MDLTWLLCALLLIAFYCRPSAGVPGEEEVIPEIIEFQVGDNAHLSCDSSLPIDNHSHVDWFFKHKDQLIPIFRVRQGQGQPDPGDYQHRLTLLGGANLSLAHVTPRDERTFVCQVKALGSRTQEKHIQLRIYKAPKEPTIQASTSGISVVSKVLQEVATCNGEDGYPLPHITWYKNRTPLKEEKNRIRFTESRTKESSGLYTVRSTLWAQLDKEDKEALFYCELGYRLPGGDHMKESKEINVTVYYPMEKVWLEVMPNRLLKEGDKVELKCLSDGNPSPHFTIRKQDPSSHHWLEVENITDGVLVLEQANRHHSGLYECFGLDLETGGEAMDQQQLLVNYVSNVQVQPRAPVAFEGNSLKLNCSAESSQPVVFQWKREKTEEVLKNGSVLHLTNLTREAGGGYLCVASVPKVPGLKHTQLVNVTIKGSPWVMAKERHMWVKENEVVNLTCEVSGKPRPTISWSVNGTVYEHDKDLQSVLSTLKVQVIPELLEKGVVCQASNSLGSNKTTILLELVNLTTPTVATTGNTTSSHGTTTNSPSAKINSTSTGDPVKKGTRQESKGVVIVAVIVCILLLAVLGAVLYFLYKKGKMPCGRSGKQEITLPLARKNEIVVEVKSDKLPEEMGLLQGSNGDKRAPRDQGEKYIDLRH; encoded by the exons ATGGATCTGACCTGGCTGCTTTGCGCTCTCCTCCTAATTGCCTTCTACTGTCGCCCCTCGGCCG GAGTGCCTGGTGAGGAGGAGGTCATCCCAGAAATAATAGAGTTTCAAGTGGGAGACAACGCCCATCTTAGCTGTGACAGCTCCCTGCCCATTGACAACCACAGCCATGTGGACTGGTTCTTT aAACACAAGGATCAACTCATTCCCATCTTCCGGGTGCGCCAGGGTCAGGGCCAGCCTGATCCAGGTGACTACCAACACCGACTGACCCTTTTGGGGGGAGCCAATCTGTCTCTGGCACACGTTACCCCCAGAGATGAGCGTACCTTCGTCTGCCAGGTCAAAGCCCTTGGTTCTCGCACCCAGGAAAAACACATCCAGCTCCGCATTTACA AAGCCCCCAAGGAGCCCACAATCCAGGCCAGCACTTCTGGCATCTCTGTAGTCAGCAAGGTCCTTCAGGAG GTTGCCACCTGCAATGGGGAAGATGGATACCCACTCCCTCACATCACCTGGTATAAAAACCGGACACctctgaaagaagagaagaatc GGATCAGATTTACAGAATCACGAACCAAAGAGTCTAGTGGACTCTATACAGTGCGAAGCACTCTGTGGGCACAGCTGGATAAAGAGGATAAGGAGGCCCTCTTTTACTGTGAACTCGGCTACCGGCTTCCCGGGGGCGACCACATGAAGGAATCCAAGGAAATCAATGTCACCGTCTACT ACCCAATGGAGAAGGTGTGGCTAGAGGTGATGCCAAATAGGCTGCTGAAGGAAGGAGACAAGGTGGAGCTCAAGTGCTTGTCAGATGGCAACCCTTCACCCCACTTCACAATCCGAAAGCAG GACCCTTCCAGTCATCACTGGCTTGAGGTAGAAAACATAACCGATGGGGTCCTGGTCCTGGAACAAGCAAATAGGCATCACAGCGGACTGTATGAGTGCTTTGGTCTGGACCTTGAAACTGGAGGGGAGGCGATGGACCAACAGCAGCTCTTGGTGAACT ATGTGTCCAACGTCCAGGTGCAACCCAGGGCCCCGGTGGCTTTTGAGGGCAACAGCCTGAAACTCAACTGTTCTGCAGAGAGCTCCCAGCCTGTGGTATTCCAATGGAAACGAGAAAAG ACCGAAGAGGTATTGAAGAATGGATCTGTCTTGCATTTGACCAACTTGACTAGGGAGGCAGGAGGAGGCTACCTCTGTGTGGCATCTGTGCCCAAAGTGCCCGGCCTGAAACATACACAGCTGGTCAATGTTACCATTAAGG gATCCCCATGGGTGATGGCAAAGGAAAGGCACATGTGGGTAAAAGAGAATGAAGTGGTAAACCTGACATGTGAGGTCTCAGGGAAACCCAGGCCCACCATCTCCTGGAGTGTCAATGGAACG GTCTATGAACATGACAAAGATCTTCAGAGTGTCCTGAGTACTCTGAAAGTCCAAGTGATTCCAGAACTGCTAGAGAAGGGTGTTGTGTGCCAGGCATCTAATTCCCTGGGAAGCAACAAAACTACCATCCTTCTGGAGCTGG TCAACTTAACCACCCCCACTGTTGCTACCACTGGGAACACTACCAGCAGCCATGGCACCACCACCAATAGTCCTTCTGCCAAAATTAACAGCACCTCCACAG GAGACCCAGTCAAGAAAG GAACAAGGCAGGAGAGCAAGGGAGTGGTCATCGTGGCAGTCATCGTCTGTATTCTGCTGCTGGCTGTGTTGGGTGctgttctttatttcctctacaaGAAAGGCAAGATGCCTTGTGGGCGATCAGGCAAACAGGAAAT CACACTGCCCCTGGCTCGTAAGAACGAAATTGTAGTTGAAGTTAAGTCAGATAAGCTCCCAGAAGAGATGGGCCTCCTGCAGGGAAGCAACGGTGACAAGAGAGCGCCAAGAGACCAG GGAGAGAAGTACATCGACCTGAGGCACTAG
- the MCAM gene encoding cell surface glycoprotein MUC18 isoform X4: MDLTWLLCALLLIAFYCRPSAGVPGEEEVIPEIIEFQVGDNAHLSCDSSLPIDNHSHVDWFFKHKDQLIPIFRVRQGQGQPDPGDYQHRLTLLGGANLSLAHVTPRDERTFVCQVKALGSRTQEKHIQLRIYKAPKEPTIQASTSGISVVSKVLQEVATCNGEDGYPLPHITWYKNRTPLKEEKNRIRFTESRTKESSGLYTVRSTLWAQLDKEDKEALFYCELGYRLPGGDHMKESKEINVTVYYPMEKVWLEVMPNRLLKEGDKVELKCLSDGNPSPHFTIRKQDPSSHHWLEVENITDGVLVLEQANRHHSGLYECFGLDLETGGEAMDQQQLLVNYVSNVQVQPRAPVAFEGNSLKLNCSAESSQPVVFQWKREKTEEVLKNGSVLHLTNLTREAGGGYLCVASVPKVPGLKHTQLVNVTIKGSPWVMAKERHMWVKENEVVNLTCEVSGKPRPTISWSVNGTVYEHDKDLQSVLSTLKVQVIPELLEKGVVCQASNSLGSNKTTILLELVNLTTPTVATTGNTTSSHGTTTNSPSAKINSTSTGDPVKKAGTRQESKGVVIVAVIVCILLLAVLGAVLYFLYKKGKMPCGRSGKQEITLPLARKNEIVVEVKSDKLPEEMGLLQGSNGDKRAPRDQGEKYIDLRH, translated from the exons ATGGATCTGACCTGGCTGCTTTGCGCTCTCCTCCTAATTGCCTTCTACTGTCGCCCCTCGGCCG GAGTGCCTGGTGAGGAGGAGGTCATCCCAGAAATAATAGAGTTTCAAGTGGGAGACAACGCCCATCTTAGCTGTGACAGCTCCCTGCCCATTGACAACCACAGCCATGTGGACTGGTTCTTT aAACACAAGGATCAACTCATTCCCATCTTCCGGGTGCGCCAGGGTCAGGGCCAGCCTGATCCAGGTGACTACCAACACCGACTGACCCTTTTGGGGGGAGCCAATCTGTCTCTGGCACACGTTACCCCCAGAGATGAGCGTACCTTCGTCTGCCAGGTCAAAGCCCTTGGTTCTCGCACCCAGGAAAAACACATCCAGCTCCGCATTTACA AAGCCCCCAAGGAGCCCACAATCCAGGCCAGCACTTCTGGCATCTCTGTAGTCAGCAAGGTCCTTCAGGAG GTTGCCACCTGCAATGGGGAAGATGGATACCCACTCCCTCACATCACCTGGTATAAAAACCGGACACctctgaaagaagagaagaatc GGATCAGATTTACAGAATCACGAACCAAAGAGTCTAGTGGACTCTATACAGTGCGAAGCACTCTGTGGGCACAGCTGGATAAAGAGGATAAGGAGGCCCTCTTTTACTGTGAACTCGGCTACCGGCTTCCCGGGGGCGACCACATGAAGGAATCCAAGGAAATCAATGTCACCGTCTACT ACCCAATGGAGAAGGTGTGGCTAGAGGTGATGCCAAATAGGCTGCTGAAGGAAGGAGACAAGGTGGAGCTCAAGTGCTTGTCAGATGGCAACCCTTCACCCCACTTCACAATCCGAAAGCAG GACCCTTCCAGTCATCACTGGCTTGAGGTAGAAAACATAACCGATGGGGTCCTGGTCCTGGAACAAGCAAATAGGCATCACAGCGGACTGTATGAGTGCTTTGGTCTGGACCTTGAAACTGGAGGGGAGGCGATGGACCAACAGCAGCTCTTGGTGAACT ATGTGTCCAACGTCCAGGTGCAACCCAGGGCCCCGGTGGCTTTTGAGGGCAACAGCCTGAAACTCAACTGTTCTGCAGAGAGCTCCCAGCCTGTGGTATTCCAATGGAAACGAGAAAAG ACCGAAGAGGTATTGAAGAATGGATCTGTCTTGCATTTGACCAACTTGACTAGGGAGGCAGGAGGAGGCTACCTCTGTGTGGCATCTGTGCCCAAAGTGCCCGGCCTGAAACATACACAGCTGGTCAATGTTACCATTAAGG gATCCCCATGGGTGATGGCAAAGGAAAGGCACATGTGGGTAAAAGAGAATGAAGTGGTAAACCTGACATGTGAGGTCTCAGGGAAACCCAGGCCCACCATCTCCTGGAGTGTCAATGGAACG GTCTATGAACATGACAAAGATCTTCAGAGTGTCCTGAGTACTCTGAAAGTCCAAGTGATTCCAGAACTGCTAGAGAAGGGTGTTGTGTGCCAGGCATCTAATTCCCTGGGAAGCAACAAAACTACCATCCTTCTGGAGCTGG TCAACTTAACCACCCCCACTGTTGCTACCACTGGGAACACTACCAGCAGCCATGGCACCACCACCAATAGTCCTTCTGCCAAAATTAACAGCACCTCCACAG GAGACCCAGTCAAGAAAG CAGGAACAAGGCAGGAGAGCAAGGGAGTGGTCATCGTGGCAGTCATCGTCTGTATTCTGCTGCTGGCTGTGTTGGGTGctgttctttatttcctctacaaGAAAGGCAAGATGCCTTGTGGGCGATCAGGCAAACAGGAAAT CACACTGCCCCTGGCTCGTAAGAACGAAATTGTAGTTGAAGTTAAGTCAGATAAGCTCCCAGAAGAGATGGGCCTCCTGCAGGGAAGCAACGGTGACAAGAGAGCGCCAAGAGACCAG GGAGAGAAGTACATCGACCTGAGGCACTAG
- the MCAM gene encoding cell surface glycoprotein MUC18 isoform X3, translating to MDLTWLLCALLLIAFYCRPSAGVPGEEEVIPEIIEFQVGDNAHLSCDSSLPIDNHSHVDWFFKHKDQLIPIFRVRQGQGQPDPGDYQHRLTLLGGANLSLAHVTPRDERTFVCQVKALGSRTQEKHIQLRIYKAPKEPTIQASTSGISVVSKVLQEVATCNGEDGYPLPHITWYKNRTPLKEEKNRIRFTESRTKESSGLYTVRSTLWAQLDKEDKEALFYCELGYRLPGGDHMKESKEINVTVYYPMEKVWLEVMPNRLLKEGDKVELKCLSDGNPSPHFTIRKQDPSSHHWLEVENITDGVLVLEQANRHHSGLYECFGLDLETGGEAMDQQQLLVNYVSNVQVQPRAPVAFEGNSLKLNCSAESSQPVVFQWKREKTEEVLKNGSVLHLTNLTREAGGGYLCVASVPKVPGLKHTQLVNVTIKGSPWVMAKERHMWVKENEVVNLTCEVSGKPRPTISWSVNGTVYEHDKDLQSVLSTLKVQVIPELLEKGVVCQASNSLGSNKTTILLELVNLTTPTVATTGNTTSSHGTTTNSPSAKINSTSTGDPVKKAGTRQESKGVVIVAVIVCILLLAVLGAVLYFLYKKGKMPCGRSGKQEMERSTST from the exons ATGGATCTGACCTGGCTGCTTTGCGCTCTCCTCCTAATTGCCTTCTACTGTCGCCCCTCGGCCG GAGTGCCTGGTGAGGAGGAGGTCATCCCAGAAATAATAGAGTTTCAAGTGGGAGACAACGCCCATCTTAGCTGTGACAGCTCCCTGCCCATTGACAACCACAGCCATGTGGACTGGTTCTTT aAACACAAGGATCAACTCATTCCCATCTTCCGGGTGCGCCAGGGTCAGGGCCAGCCTGATCCAGGTGACTACCAACACCGACTGACCCTTTTGGGGGGAGCCAATCTGTCTCTGGCACACGTTACCCCCAGAGATGAGCGTACCTTCGTCTGCCAGGTCAAAGCCCTTGGTTCTCGCACCCAGGAAAAACACATCCAGCTCCGCATTTACA AAGCCCCCAAGGAGCCCACAATCCAGGCCAGCACTTCTGGCATCTCTGTAGTCAGCAAGGTCCTTCAGGAG GTTGCCACCTGCAATGGGGAAGATGGATACCCACTCCCTCACATCACCTGGTATAAAAACCGGACACctctgaaagaagagaagaatc GGATCAGATTTACAGAATCACGAACCAAAGAGTCTAGTGGACTCTATACAGTGCGAAGCACTCTGTGGGCACAGCTGGATAAAGAGGATAAGGAGGCCCTCTTTTACTGTGAACTCGGCTACCGGCTTCCCGGGGGCGACCACATGAAGGAATCCAAGGAAATCAATGTCACCGTCTACT ACCCAATGGAGAAGGTGTGGCTAGAGGTGATGCCAAATAGGCTGCTGAAGGAAGGAGACAAGGTGGAGCTCAAGTGCTTGTCAGATGGCAACCCTTCACCCCACTTCACAATCCGAAAGCAG GACCCTTCCAGTCATCACTGGCTTGAGGTAGAAAACATAACCGATGGGGTCCTGGTCCTGGAACAAGCAAATAGGCATCACAGCGGACTGTATGAGTGCTTTGGTCTGGACCTTGAAACTGGAGGGGAGGCGATGGACCAACAGCAGCTCTTGGTGAACT ATGTGTCCAACGTCCAGGTGCAACCCAGGGCCCCGGTGGCTTTTGAGGGCAACAGCCTGAAACTCAACTGTTCTGCAGAGAGCTCCCAGCCTGTGGTATTCCAATGGAAACGAGAAAAG ACCGAAGAGGTATTGAAGAATGGATCTGTCTTGCATTTGACCAACTTGACTAGGGAGGCAGGAGGAGGCTACCTCTGTGTGGCATCTGTGCCCAAAGTGCCCGGCCTGAAACATACACAGCTGGTCAATGTTACCATTAAGG gATCCCCATGGGTGATGGCAAAGGAAAGGCACATGTGGGTAAAAGAGAATGAAGTGGTAAACCTGACATGTGAGGTCTCAGGGAAACCCAGGCCCACCATCTCCTGGAGTGTCAATGGAACG GTCTATGAACATGACAAAGATCTTCAGAGTGTCCTGAGTACTCTGAAAGTCCAAGTGATTCCAGAACTGCTAGAGAAGGGTGTTGTGTGCCAGGCATCTAATTCCCTGGGAAGCAACAAAACTACCATCCTTCTGGAGCTGG TCAACTTAACCACCCCCACTGTTGCTACCACTGGGAACACTACCAGCAGCCATGGCACCACCACCAATAGTCCTTCTGCCAAAATTAACAGCACCTCCACAG GAGACCCAGTCAAGAAAG CAGGAACAAGGCAGGAGAGCAAGGGAGTGGTCATCGTGGCAGTCATCGTCTGTATTCTGCTGCTGGCTGTGTTGGGTGctgttctttatttcctctacaaGAAAGGCAAGATGCCTTGTGGGCGATCAGGCAAACAGGAAAT GGAGAGAAGTACATCGACCTGA